One Anopheles marshallii chromosome 3, idAnoMarsDA_429_01, whole genome shotgun sequence genomic region harbors:
- the LOC128713464 gene encoding uncharacterized protein LOC128713464 → MMSSLQSLFVVSLLVIAVFINQGDAIRCFECNSAEDSTCSHDKPPDTMSVDCNDHKDGNKYTFCRKIVQIIEFPVNNLPPDNRVIRGCGWDETSYKGKCYQRSGFGGRQEVCACYDDNCNGASTLSVTFGVLLFGAVAFLIRA, encoded by the exons ATGATGTCCTCGCTGCAGTCCCTGTTTGTCGTTAGTTTATTGGTGATTGCGGTATTCATCAACCAGG GAGATGCCATCCGTTGCTTCGAGTGCAACAGTGCGGAGGACTCGACCTGCTCGCACGACAAGCCACCGGACACGATGTCGGTCGACTGTAACGATCACAAGGACGGCAACAAGTACACCTTCTGCCGGAAGATCGTCCAGATCATCGAGTTCCCGGTGAACAACC TTCCACCGGATAACCGAGTGATCCGTGGTTGTGGCTGGGATGAGACGTCCTACAAG GGCAAATGCTACCAGCGTTCCGGATTCGGTGGACGTCAGGAGGTGTGCGCTTGCTACGATGACAATTGCAACGGTGCATCCACACTGTCCGTCACGTTCGGCGTCCTGCTGTTCGGTGCGGTTGCTTTCCTGATTCGTGCTTAA
- the LOC128712298 gene encoding uncharacterized protein LOC128712298, with protein sequence MAITDRLSLTLLVVLVFTASSGKSAVHALRCYTCNSNDNSECLAPPTTFTEEEYRDNSSVPARLLVECPLDEQGREPFCRKFDLYVDGGNLPDHTRIIRECGYERTHRPCYLFENGGHTEHVCQCFTDGCNGGSQLTVTGVLLVLIYTMLVLGFRQRTL encoded by the exons ATGGCCATTACCGATCGGTTAAGCTTAACGCTTCTGGTGGTGTTAGTTTTTACGGCGAGTTCCGGTAAGAGTGCTGTACA TGCACTTCGTTGCTATACCTGCAACTCCAACGATAACTCAGAATGCTTGGCACCACCGACAACCTTTACCGAGGAGGAGTACCGGGACAACTCATCCGTACCGGCCCGACTGCTCGTCGAGTGTCCGCTCGATGAGCAGGGCCGTGAACCATTCTGCAGAAAGTTCGACCTGTACG TGGACGGTGGAAACTTGCCGGATCACACGCGGATAATACGTGAGTGTGGTTATGAACGGACCCACCGACCCTGCTATTTGTTCGAAAACGGTGGCCACACAGAACACGTCTGCCAGTGCTTCACCGATGGTTGCAACGGAGGCTCGCAGCTCACCGTTACGGGGGTGCTGCTTGTGTTGATTTACACCATGCTGGTGCTAGGATTCAGGCAACGCACACTGTGA
- the LOC128712299 gene encoding transcription factor Adf-1-like: MGTQRNNTSSHHQVCEFADKCVSGNGVIFANMGFHKCKKFELKLIAAVKHRPELFSFKKINSMTRRELIAAWQEISRLLRVREHLCRRRWNSLMYTFLRHCAKRVSNKSNWPYYERMSFLLQYNDIFRFFNSSNTLIVVNVKTQAKRQIVLERTSKIRKLLVRLEPLQVETEPVLHRQTMERPLSAGCDLAVPLDSTSQPKRPLFRIENVQSLNADTVMTPLSTIKNNHSPPALLAQSSTVDERWTPGSDDGDPHVLYQTIDSDEQFLKSCYTTMKRLSTRRNAFVRSKIQQLLYEAEFADENDTSSASNGF, encoded by the exons ATGGGAACCCAGCGTAACAACACATCTTCACACCACCAGGTATG TGAATTTGCTGATAAATGTGTATCAGGTAACGGCGTCATCTTCGCTAACATGGGATTTCATAAGTGTAAAAAATTCGAACTCAAGCTAATAGCTGCAGTGAAACACAGACCGGAGCTGTTCTCGTTCAAGAAAATCAATTCGATGACACGGCGGGAACTAATTGCAGCATGGCAAGAAATAAGCCGCCTATTGCGTGTGCGTG AACACTTGTGCAGGCGACGATGGAATTCTTTAATGTATACCTTTCTACGACATTGCGCCAAACGTGTATCAAATAAGTCAAACTGGCCTTACTACGAGCGTATGAGCTTCCTGTTGCAATACAACGATATATTCCG ttttttcaaCTCTTCGAATACGTTGATTGTGGTAAATGTAAAAACCCAAGCTAAAAGGCAAATAGTATTGGAAAGGACATCAAAAATTCGTAAACTCCTGGTTCGGTTGGAGCCACTGCAGGTGGAAACAGAACCGGTATTACATCGGCAAACAATGGAGCGTCCGTTGTCAGCAGGATGTGACCTTGCAGTACCGCTCGATTCAACATCACAACCGAAACGTCCATTGTTTCGCATCGAAAATGTACAGAGTTTGAATGCTGACACCGTAATGACACCACTATccacaattaaaaacaatcattcacCGCCTGCACTGCTGGCCCAATCTTCAACGGTGGATGAACGATGGACGCCGGGTTCAGACGACGGTGATCCGCATGTGTTGTACCAGACCATTGACTCGGACGAACAATTTCTTAAGAGTTGTTACACCACCATGAAACGTCTGTCGACAAGGCGAAACGCTTTCGTACGGTCAAAAATACAACAGCTCTTGTACGAAGCAGAGTTTGCGGATGAAAATGACACATCAAGTGCTTCGAATGGTTTCTAA
- the LOC128712297 gene encoding odorant receptor 4-like produces the protein MLFFRKSLGYLEFNYNRIYDVFHWFLSITLLRIFDDDFLVAPFPTAIFHFYQSEIAISLVAIVMHAVSYRNDLDAVILSVSAFVSGFELFFKINGMVYRRKQIAQMIRTVLNDRSQLNGPIEAGICEKYQRLARKLLFITILSYLTASIMLLIYPVLVGGIRERILPIGYSIPLVDYHKHPWYLINYLLQILQANWVAVVFIGLDGPFYLFVCYSASQLEILSEYLRRIGECPDNVVEQRRLIRKVFEMHTGLSQFLARCSSIYREVYLIQILCSIVHICVSLFHIQIKLVNGSYGLLLTNVNKVWLFCYCGELVVSKATDFSTGVYTNQWYQLWNRRDLQDMLFMLRNAQRNYGFSVGGFGFLSFATFTAVMKTAYSCNAFLHRVMN, from the exons atgttattttttcgcaAGTCTTTGGGATACTTGGAGTTTAACTATAATCGAATCTACGACGTGTTTCACTGGTTCCTCAGCATTACCCTGCTCCGCATATTCGACGATGACTTCCTGGTGGCCCCCTTTCCAACCGCCATATTTCACTTCTATCAGTCGGAAATTGCGATCTCTCTAGTTGCCATCGTAATGCATGCAGTGTCCTACCGGAACGATCTCGACGCGGTCATACTGAGCGTGTCGGCATTTGTGAGTGGCTTTGAGTTATTCTTCAAAATCAACGGTATGGTGTACCGGCGGAAGCAGATCGCTCAGATGATCCGCACGGTGCTAAACGATCGCAGCCAGCTAAATGGTCCGATCGAGGCCGGAATCTGCGAGAAGTATCAGCGTTTAGCGAG GAAGCTTCTGTTCATCACGATCCTGTCGTATCTAACCGCATCCATAATGTTGCTAATCTATCCAGTGCTGGTTGGGGGCATCCGAGAACGCATCCTTCCGATAGGCTATTCAATACCGCTGGTGGACTACCATAAACATCCTTGGTACTTAATCAACTATCTGCTCCAGATTCTGCAGGCAAACTGGGTCGCAGTGGTGTTTATTGGACTGGACGgaccattttatttgtttgtgtgctacTCGGCCTCGCAGCTGGAGATACTTAGCGAGTATCTGCGTCGCATTGGCGAATG TCCCGATAACGTAGTGGAGCAAAGACGTTTGATACGGAAGGTGTTCGAAATGCACACCGGCCTTTCACA ATTCCTCGCCAGATGTTCCAGCATATACCGGGAGGTATACCTGATACAAATTCTCTGCTCGATCGTGCACATCTGTGTGTCACTGTTTCACATTCAGATAAAGTTAGTAAACGGTTCGTACGGTTTACTGCTGACCAACGTCAACAAGGTATGGCTGTTCTGCTACTGTGGCGAGCTGGTCGTAAGTAAGGCGACTGATTTTAGTACCGGTGTGTACACCAACCAGTGGTACCAGCTGTGGAATCGTCGCGATCTGCAGGATATGCTGTTTATGCTGCGGAATGCTCAACGCAACTATGGCTTCAGTGTCGGCGGGTTTGGGTTTCTATCCTTTGCCACCTTCACCGCG GTCATGAAAACCGCTTACAGCTGTAACGCATTCCTGCACAGGGTGATGAACTAA